The sequence CGGCAAGGCGACCTTCGGCAACGATCTGCCGCTGACGCTGATTGCCGGTCCCTGCCAGCTTGAGAGCCGGCAGCATGCTTTCGACATGGCCGGACGTCTCAAGGAGATGACCGCCAAGCTCGGTATGGGCTTCGTCTACAAATCCTCCTTCGACAAGGCGAATCGCACCAGCATTTCGGGCAAGCGCGGCGCCGGTCTCGACGCGGCGCTGCCGATCTTCGCGGACATCAAGAAAGAGTTCGGCGTTCCGGTGCTGACCGATATCCATGAGCGCGAGCAATGCGCGATCGTGGCCGAGGTGGTCGACATCCTGCAGATCCCCGCCTTCCTGTCGCGCCAGACCGACCTGCTGGTGGCCGCGGCCGAGACGGGCCGGGTGATCAACGTCAAGAAGGGCCAGTTCCTCGCTCCCTGGGACATGAAGAACGTCCTGGCCAAGCTCGTCGACAGCGGAAATCCGAACATCCTGCTGACCGAGCGCGGCGCCAGCTTCGGCTACAACACGCTGGTTACCGACATGCGCGCGCTTCCGATCATGGCGGCGATGGGCGCACCGGTGATTTTCGACGCCACCCATTCGGTGCAGCAGCCGGGCGGGCAGGGCACCTCCTCCGGCGGGCAGCGCGAGTTCGTTTCGGTCCTGGCGCGTGCCGCCGTGGCGGTCGGTGTCGCCGGCGTCTTCATCGAGACGCACCAGGATCCGGACAATGCGCCCTCCGACGGGCCGAACATGATCCAGATCGACGAATTGCCGGCGCTGCTGGAGCGGTTGCTGGCCTTTGACCGTCTTGCGAAGGGATAGGGTTCGGCCTGTCGTTTCGAAGCGGCTTGCGGGATGATGTGAAACGATCGCAGGATATGTGCCTGCGCCACGCTGGAAGAAGCCCCGTCCGATGGACCCGAACGAACTTGTAGTCATTCTCGATCGGGCGATTGCCAACCTTCCGGACCCGTCCGCCGATGGGCGCCGACGCGTCTATGAAAGGGTGGAACGCACGATCCGCGCCACTTGCACGCCGGAAGGCGGCGAGATGGACATGGAGCGCTATCAGGCGTTGCGCCGGGATCTCGGCGCCGCGATCGCCATCATCGAGCAGCAGCGACGGAGCCCCGCGCCAAAACGGGCGGCGGCAGCCGCCGCGCCGACGCCCTCGGCCAGCGTGCCCGTCACGCCGACGCCTGTGGCGCCCGCGCCTCCGCCGACAGGTCCGAGCCATGTCGCCGCCGCCCGGCCCGTGGCAGCCTCGCGGCCGGTTTCCAGCCCTGCGGCTGCGGCGAGCCCCGCGGCCGGCGTCTCCGTCACGGTGGCGCCCGCGCCGCCGCCCGAACTGACCGAGCCGGATGACGAAGACGCCTCGCCGCAATGGTTGAAGCGAATCGGCATCGGTGCGGCGGCGATCGCGGTCGCGTTGGGCGTCGTGATCGCCGTGCTGCCGGGAGGTCCGATACGGGGGCTTCTGGCGGGTGGTGAATCCAGTTCGCCGTCGAGCAGCGAACCGGCGCCTGCCCCAGCAGCGAGCGAACCTGCCACCGATCCCTTCGCCGGCGCCCAGACGCCGCCGCCGGTTGTCGCCGCCCAGCCGCCCCCTGCCGTCGAGCCCACTGCCGACCCCGACAACACGACCGCCTTCGCGCCGGTTGCGCCGCAGCCTGGCGTGCCGCGCGTCACCGACGTAAAAGTCTCGATCCTGAATGGCGCCTCGGAATGGCGCACCGAGCGCCTGAGCGGCTATGAGGACAAGCCCACGGGACAGCCGGTTATGGCCCTCGCACAGGATCGTGAAACGCCGCTGCTGGTGTCCGTCTATTGCGACACGCCCGACCTGACGGTTTTCCGTGTCGCCTATGGCACGGATACCGACACGCTCCGGCAGGAGATCGCCGAACGCGGCAGCATGGACGGCATCCAGCGCCAGCGGATCCAGGTGAAGACGGATCGCAATGAAGGCTTTGCGGGCGACTTCCTGGCCCTGACGGCGCACACCTGGGGCATCCGCCTGGCGCCGGAGAACATCGAGACCCTGCGTACCGGCAAGCAGATCGAAATATCGATCGGCGACTCGGTTGCCGGGACGGTGTCGCTGAGCGGCGCCACCCCGGCCATCGATGAAGCGCT is a genomic window of Kaistia defluvii containing:
- the kdsA gene encoding 3-deoxy-8-phosphooctulonate synthase; translation: MTTEPNSHVSAGKATFGNDLPLTLIAGPCQLESRQHAFDMAGRLKEMTAKLGMGFVYKSSFDKANRTSISGKRGAGLDAALPIFADIKKEFGVPVLTDIHEREQCAIVAEVVDILQIPAFLSRQTDLLVAAAETGRVINVKKGQFLAPWDMKNVLAKLVDSGNPNILLTERGASFGYNTLVTDMRALPIMAAMGAPVIFDATHSVQQPGGQGTSSGGQREFVSVLARAAVAVGVAGVFIETHQDPDNAPSDGPNMIQIDELPALLERLLAFDRLAKG